The following are encoded together in the Flavihumibacter fluvii genome:
- a CDS encoding phytanoyl-CoA dioxygenase family protein: MSIPTSIATFLKEPYTLQAGQIEFYQENRYIKLKQVLNEETLSFFNQVITSRVNAMNTVTTNLEERSTYGKAFLQLFNLWREDEVVKELVFSKRLAKIATDLMQTNGVRIYHDQALFKEGGGGITPWHADQYYWPLETDKTITAWIPLQSTPLELGPLEFSAGSHQIVEGRELEIGDESETLIQQRLKVTDFKHVIEPFDAGEISFHSGWVFHRAGANTTNQMRKVMTIIYMDKNMRLKNPENKNQVADWNTWCPGAVIGEVINSPLNPVVY, translated from the coding sequence ATGTCCATCCCAACATCCATTGCAACTTTCCTGAAAGAGCCCTATACATTACAGGCAGGCCAGATTGAATTCTACCAGGAGAACAGGTACATTAAATTAAAGCAGGTTCTTAATGAAGAAACCCTTTCTTTTTTTAATCAAGTAATTACAAGCAGGGTAAATGCCATGAATACTGTAACAACCAATCTTGAAGAACGTAGTACCTATGGGAAGGCTTTTTTGCAACTCTTCAACTTATGGCGCGAAGATGAAGTGGTGAAAGAACTGGTTTTCAGCAAGCGCCTTGCAAAGATTGCTACTGACCTGATGCAGACCAATGGCGTGCGGATTTACCATGACCAGGCATTGTTCAAGGAAGGTGGCGGTGGCATTACGCCGTGGCACGCAGACCAGTATTACTGGCCATTGGAGACTGATAAAACTATAACTGCCTGGATACCATTGCAGTCGACCCCTTTGGAATTAGGTCCTCTTGAATTCAGTGCAGGCAGTCACCAGATCGTTGAAGGCCGTGAACTTGAGATTGGTGATGAAAGCGAAACCCTAATCCAGCAAAGGTTAAAAGTTACGGACTTTAAACATGTAATTGAACCATTTGATGCCGGTGAGATCAGTTTTCATTCAGGCTGGGTATTTCACCGGGCCGGAGCAAACACTACGAACCAGATGCGTAAAGTGATGACTATTATTTATATGGATAAAAATATGCGTTTGAAAAATCCTGAAAATAAGAACCAGGTTGCTGATTGGAATACCTGGTGCCCAGGTGCAGTTATTGGCGAAGTGATCAATTCGCCGCTTAATCCAGTTGTATATTGA